GCAGGAGACATGGGGTAGAGCTGCTGAGTGGCTCTCTGGGATCCATGGAGACAGTGAAGCCACTGCAGGGGCACGCCCCCCTTGCAGCTGGACAGGAAGTGGAGGGTCTCCTGCCAGCACTGGGCATAGCCTTCACTGTGCGCCCTGGGGACGGCGGATACAGGAGCCCGAGGCCGGAGATGCTGCTTCAGGAAGGTCACTGTCATCTCCAGGACGTCGGCCTTCTCCAGCTTGGCATTGGGGTCCTGCTGCTGGAATTCCTTCTCCAGGAGCTTCTTGAGCTGCTCTATGCAGC
This genomic interval from Paramormyrops kingsleyae isolate MSU_618 chromosome 8, PKINGS_0.4, whole genome shotgun sequence contains the following:
- the her15.1 gene encoding hairy and enhancer of split-related 15, tandem duplicate 1 isoform X1, with protein sequence MAPFSYCSDAASLKMSGKEKNKLRKPVVEKMRRDRINSCIEQLKKLLEKEFQQQDPNAKLEKADVLEMTVTFLKQHLRPRAPVSAVPRAHSEGYAQCWQETLHFLSSCKGGVPLQWLHCLHGSQRATQQLYPMSPASSTCELVPVKQEPGAEKPIWRPW
- the her15.1 gene encoding hairy and enhancer of split-related 15, tandem duplicate 1 isoform X2, which codes for MSGKEKNKLRKPVVEKMRRDRINSCIEQLKKLLEKEFQQQDPNAKLEKADVLEMTVTFLKQHLRPRAPVSAVPRAHSEGYAQCWQETLHFLSSCKGGVPLQWLHCLHGSQRATQQLYPMSPASSTCELVPVKQEPGAEKPIWRPW